The following proteins come from a genomic window of Miscanthus floridulus cultivar M001 chromosome 2, ASM1932011v1, whole genome shotgun sequence:
- the LOC136539323 gene encoding peroxidase 57-like, whose product MQPACSAALLAAFLVVLAYSVVSCRGQLANNYYAGKCGNFSVEDIIHDAVKARLAWDKRMVAGLLHLQFHDCFVAGCDASILLDGPNTEKTAPENSDIFGYDFIDDVKTALERVCPGVVSCADIIIAATRDAVGMCGGPSYQVQLGRRDGMVSQASMASILPGPNVDVPTAIDLFGRKGINALEMVSLIGAHTVGVTHCSVIHNRLFNYNGTGLPDPAMDPMYVWILTTFACPKDQAYDNIVYLDDPSSILLVDKSYYFQIMKRHGVLSVDQALGDHKATAWMVNFLATTDFFPSMFSHALNKLAALDVLTGTAGEIRKNCRRTN is encoded by the exons ATGCAGCCGGCTTGCTCCGCCGCGCTGCTCGCCGCCTTCCTCGTCGTGCTGGCTTATTCAGTCGTGAGCTGCCGCGGTCAGCTGGCCAACAACTACTACGCCGGCAAGTGCGGCAACTTCAGCGTGGAGGACATCATCCACGACGCCGTCAAGGCCCGCCTCGCGTGGGATAAGAGGATGGTCGCCGGCCTCCTCCATCTGCAgttccacgactgcttcgtcgCC GGGTGCGACGCGTCGATCCTGCTGGACGGGCCCAATACGGAGAAGACGGCGCCGGAGAACAGTGACATCTTCGGCTACGACTTCATCGACGACGTCAAGACGGCGCTCGAGAGAGTATGCCCCGGCGTCGTCTcctgtgctgacatcatcatcgCCGCAACAAGGGACGCCGTTGGCATG TGCGGAGGGCCGAGCTACCAAGTGCAACTAGGCAGAAGAGACGGCATGGTGTCACAAGCGTCAATGGCGAGCATTCTGCCGGGCCCCAACGTCGACGTCCCCACCGCTATCGATCTATTCGGACGAAAGGGCATCAACGCCCTCGAGATGGTCAGCCTAATTG GCGCGCACACGGTTGGGGTGACACACTGCTCTGTGATCCACAACCGGCTGTTCAACTACAATGGCACCGGCTTGCCGGACCCGGCCATGGACCCGATGTACGTGTGGATCCTGACGACGTTCGCGTGCCCTAAGGACCAGGCCTACGACAACATCGTCTACCTCGACGACCCATCCAGCATCCTCCTCGTCGACAAGAGCTACTACTTCCAAATCATGAAGCGCCACGGAGTGCTGTCCGTGGACCAGGCTCTCGGCGACCACAAGGCCACCGCGTGGATGGTGAACTTCCTGGCCACCACCGACTTCTTCCCCTCCATGTTCAGCCACGCGCTCAACAAGCTCGCCGCACTCGACGTCCTGACCGGCACCGCCGGCGAGATCAGGAAAAACTGCCGGAGGACCAACTGA